One genomic window of Punica granatum isolate Tunisia-2019 chromosome 1, ASM765513v2, whole genome shotgun sequence includes the following:
- the LOC116196122 gene encoding zinc finger CCCH domain-containing protein 48-like, whose protein sequence is MEVRGPRAAMPAEEGRYGRLWARTGTKVCSFWLEGRCTRNPCRFLHVELPPPRNNNIACRHPAVKPKSGGGASNGKGSKGKDGFKPEERLCQHWASGISCVKGDKCEFRHSWSRGEGFSLLAKLDGHDKGIAGIAFPSGLDKLYTGSNDGMVKIWDCHTGQCSDTVNVGSEVGCLISEGPWVFAGLRNVIKAWNVENGALFDLQFSSGLVFSMVIDNNMLFAGCQNGDIMVWRGTSLTSPPQLLTTLKGHTRAVVSLVIGANRLYSGSVDHTIRVWDIQNLVCITTLKGHTNVVMSVLCWDNYLLSCSLDQTIKVWAATSPGGRDLEVIYTHNEDHEVLALKGMHDMEGKPVLLCSCDDDTVHLYELPTFAERGRIYSRCKVLALQVAPTGGLFFTGDGAGTLNVWKWSGEPKQAML, encoded by the exons ATGGAGGTCAGGGGACCAAGGGCGGCAATGCCCGCTGAGGAGGGAAGGTACGGAAGACTTTGGGCCCGAACAGGCACCAAGGTCTGCTCCTTCTGGTTAGAGGGACGATGTACCCGGAACCCGTGCAGGTTCCTGCACGTGGAATTGCCGCCCCCGCGGAACAACAACATCGCCTGCCGTCACCCCGCGGTGAAGCCGAAGAGCGGTGGAGGGGCAAGCAACGGCAAGGGTTCGAAAGGAAAAGACGGGTTCAAGCCAGAGGAGCGACTCTGTCAGCACTGGGCTTCTGGCATCAGTTGCGTGAAAGGCGACAAGTGCGAATTTCGGCATTCTTGGTCCCGCGGTGAAGGCTTCAGCTTGCTGGCCAAACTTGATGGGCATGACAAG GGGATTGCTGGGATCGCGTTTCCATCAGGATTGGACAAACTCTATACCGGCAGCAATGACGGAATGGTGAAAATTTGGGACTGCCACACTGGGCAGTGTTCCGACACGGTCAATGTGGGCAGTGAAGTTGGCTGTTTAATCTCTGAGGGTCCATGGGTGTTCGCCGGCTTGCGGAATGTCATTAAG GCTTGGAACGTCGAGAACGGTGCTCTCTTTGATCTTCAATTTTCATCCGGGCTGGTTTTCTCGATGGTTATCGACAACAACATGCTCTTTGCTGGGTGCCAG AATGGTGATATTATGGTATGGAGAGGCACTTCGCTGACTAGCCCTCCGCAGCTGCTGACAACCTTAAAAGGCCATACCCGAGCAGTTGTTTCACTGGTTATTGGGGCCAATCGGCTGTACTCTGGTTCCGTGGACCACACTATAAGG GTTTGGGATATTCAAAATTTAGTGTGTATCACAACACTAAAGGGGCATACTAATGTGGTGATGTCCGTCCTCTGCTGGGACAACTACCTGCTGTCTTGCTCATTGGACCAGACAATCAAAGTCTGGGCTGCAACTTCACCCGGGGGCAGGGATTTAGAAGTTATATACACCCACAATGAGGATCAT GAAGTCCTTGCACTCAAAGGGATGCATGACATGGAAGGAAAACCCGTCCTACTCTGCTCCTGCGACGACGACACTGTGCACCTTTACGAGCTTCCAAC GTTTGCCGAGAGGGGCCGGATATATTCACGGTGCAAAGTTCTAGCCCTGCAAGTTGCTCCCACAGGTGGCCTCTTCTTTACTGGTGATGGAGCTGGAACGTTGAACGTGTGGAAGTGGTCGGGAGAGCCGAAGCAAGCGATGTTGTGA
- the LOC116192726 gene encoding ylmG homolog protein 1-2, chloroplastic-like: MASTLLLQPTVLLAPRPSLPTASRRGHRAPSLSFKPKPFSALLSARLPVRCYAPLSSTSSPNFAIRASASPAAAALAPAPTYSAAAAAALAPAPTPRLTESTQTVTSLLAAALSLSLSIAKLLQRLPIEKVASFCLSSLPSPQDLEALRSVASGLGRAAGPAFFAALRDRPSGYLNTPLTVVAAGLSKWLDIYSGVLMVRVLLSWFPNIPWERQPLSAIRDLCDPYLNLFRNIIPPIFDTLDVSPLLAFAVLGTLGSILNNSRGMF, from the coding sequence ATGGCTTCGACGCTTCTTCTCCAACCTACAGTTCTCCTCGCGCCAAGGCCCTCTCTCCCCACCGCCTCCCGTCGCGGCCACAGAGCCCCATCCCTCTCTTTTAAGCCCAAGCCCTTCTCTGCCCTTCTCTCCGCACGTCTCCCCGTACGGTGCTACGCACCTCTCTCCTCAACCTCGAGTCCTAATTTCGCGATTAGGGCTTCCGCTTCCCCTGCCGCCGCGGCTCTCGCTCCTGCCCCGACTTACTCTGCCGCTGCTGCTGCGGCTCTTGCTCCCGCCCCGACGCCCAGGCTCACTGAGTCGACCCAGACGGTCACCTCCCTCCTCGCCGCAGCCCTGTCCCTGTCGTTGTCCATCGCCAAGCTCCTCCAGAGACTCCCTATCGAGAAAGTCGCCTCCTTCTGCCTGAGTTCCCTCCCGAGCCCGCAAGACCTCGAGGCGCTCCGGTCAGTCGCCAGTGGCCTTGGGCGGGCTGCGGGTCCCGCTTTCTTTGCCGCTCTGCGGGACCGCCCGAGTGGGTACCTCAACACACCGCTGACTGTGGTTGCTGCCGGGTTGTCGAAGTGGCTGGACATTTACAGTGGGGTGTTGATGGTCAGGGTCTTGCTGAGCTGGTTCCCCAACATTCCATGGGAGCGCCAGCCTCTGTCGGCTATCAGGGACCTCTGTGATCCCTATTTGAATCTGTTCAGGAACATCATTCCCCCGATATTCGATACGCTCGACGTCAGTCCGCTTCTCGCCTTTGCCGTGTTGGGCACCCTAGGATCAATTCTGAACAATAGTCGGGGAATGTTCTGA